DNA from Nitrospirota bacterium:
AGCGGCATCGCCACCCTGCTGTTCGACCTGCTCACCGAAGAGGAGGACAGGGTCTACGAGAGGCGCTTCGATATCGGGCTTCTGACCGAAAGGCTCATGAAGGCAACCGTGTGGCTCAAGGGCGAGCCCGAAGCCGAGGGGCTCTCCCTGGGGTTCTTCGGGGCGAGCACCGGAGCGGCCGCCGCACTGGCGGTCGCCGCCGAGATGGGCGCCGACATAGGGGCGGTGGTCTCCCGGGGTGGACGGCCCGACATGGCCCCGAGCGCCCTGGGCCGCGTGCGAGCCCCCGTGCTCCTCATCGTGGGGGAGAGAGACCCCACGGTCATCCAACTGAACCGGGAGGCCTACGACCTCATCGAGGCGGAGAAGGACCTGAGGATCGTTGCCGGGGCCACCCACCTTTTCGAGGAGCCCGGCGCG
Protein-coding regions in this window:
- a CDS encoding dienelactone hydrolase family protein, which encodes MATEREKEVTVRADTVELPGFLTVPEGAQAAVVLAHGSGSSRLSPRNRFVARVLNRSGIATLLFDLLTEEEDRVYERRFDIGLLTERLMKATVWLKGEPEAEGLSLGFFGASTGAAAALAVAAEMGADIGAVVSRGGRPDMAPSALGRVRAPVLLIVGERDPTVIQLNREAYDLIEAEKDLRIVAGATHLFEEPGALEQVADLAARWFTRHLLAPK